The proteins below come from a single Paroceanicella profunda genomic window:
- a CDS encoding acetate/propionate family kinase: MSDAVLVLNAGSSSIKFALFSAEGPADTQALVSGLVERIGAGAMYRFGHDPVAPVPGGHGDSHANAMHWLVAALMQRFDGIDIVAGGHRVVHGGADFAAPVIVTPQVHAKLAALAPLAPAHQPHNLAGVDALAAALPEVPQVACFDTAFHRSQPRLAQLFAIPRALTEGGVLRYGFHGLSYEYIASVLPHYMGARAQGRIIAAHLGHGASMCAFENGASVATSMGFTALDGLMMGRRCGEIDPGVLLHLMRDRGMSVAEVDDLLSNRSGLLGVSGLSHDMRDLLASPAPEAEEAVALFCYRAARMVGSLAAALGGIDALVFTAGIGEHAPRVRARIMEGCRWLGLEPDTTANLAGGPLLSADGSVVAAYTIPTDEERMIARHTTATLGL, from the coding sequence ATGAGCGACGCCGTCCTCGTCCTGAACGCGGGCTCCTCGTCCATCAAGTTCGCGCTGTTCTCCGCCGAGGGCCCCGCCGACACGCAGGCGCTGGTGAGCGGGCTGGTGGAGCGCATCGGCGCGGGCGCGATGTACCGCTTCGGCCATGACCCCGTCGCCCCGGTGCCCGGCGGCCACGGCGACAGCCACGCCAACGCCATGCACTGGCTGGTGGCCGCCCTCATGCAGCGCTTCGACGGCATCGACATCGTCGCCGGCGGTCACCGGGTGGTGCATGGCGGCGCGGACTTCGCCGCTCCCGTCATCGTCACACCGCAGGTCCACGCGAAGCTCGCCGCCCTCGCCCCCCTCGCCCCCGCCCACCAGCCGCACAACCTCGCGGGGGTGGACGCGCTGGCCGCCGCCCTGCCGGAGGTGCCGCAGGTGGCCTGTTTCGACACCGCCTTCCACCGCAGCCAGCCGCGGCTCGCGCAGCTCTTCGCCATTCCCCGCGCGCTCACCGAGGGCGGCGTGCTGCGCTACGGCTTCCACGGCCTGTCCTACGAGTACATCGCCTCCGTGCTGCCGCACTACATGGGCGCGCGGGCGCAGGGGCGCATCATTGCCGCCCATCTCGGCCACGGGGCCAGCATGTGCGCCTTCGAGAACGGCGCCAGCGTGGCCACCAGCATGGGCTTCACCGCGCTCGACGGCCTCATGATGGGCAGGCGCTGCGGCGAGATCGACCCCGGCGTGCTCCTCCACCTGATGCGCGACCGGGGCATGAGCGTGGCGGAGGTGGACGACCTGCTGTCGAACCGTTCCGGCCTGCTGGGCGTCTCGGGCCTGAGCCATGACATGCGCGACCTGCTCGCCAGCCCGGCCCCGGAGGCGGAGGAGGCGGTGGCGCTGTTCTGCTACCGCGCCGCGCGCATGGTGGGCTCGCTGGCCGCGGCGCTCGGCGGCATCGACGCGCTGGTGTTCACCGCCGGCATCGGCGAGCACGCGCCCCGGGTGCGCGCCCGCATCATGGAGGGCTGCCGCTGGCTGGGGCTGGAGCCGGACACCACCGCGAACCTCGCCGGCGGCCCGCTGCTGAGCGCGGACGGCAGCGTGGTCGCCGCCTACACCATCCCCACCGACGAGGAGCGGATGATCGCCCGTCACACCACCGCCACGCTGGGCCTCTAG
- a CDS encoding two-component regulator propeller domain-containing protein yields the protein MNLLLRFLLGALLAVAPSAPRAEQVQARAEAGVLRLPVVPGGKQRFARLSTADGLSQTRVAQILQDDQGFLWMGTQFGLNRYDGHAFRVFAHDTRRPDSMSGMFVTALFKDRDGHIWVATPQALDRFDAPTGTFERITAWSGPGDSLSPTIVHISQDTGGRLWLATGAGLFGFDPGSGAVTRLEHDPQDPDTIGTNDVRWTGEDREGGFWVGTTLGLERLDTATGRVTLRVSLPDPVQISFFEDSAGRFWILHASGDGLALLDRATGRLTRYSFHDTSPSPDELTGVMGMVEDDDGTLWVGSPGMGLMRFDPDAGRFARVVHDYADPASIPENKVIALFKDREGTIWVGHHSVGPSHFNPRPPLFETFVHDETARDTLETNFINAIFEDRQGALWIGNDGGLTRIDRATGRYTRFHEGLGQKPMVITIAQDRQGTIWAGTYGHGLARLDQATGRFTTYRHDPDIPGSLCNNQVHRLFVARDGTFWAGTDDGLCSRDPDTGRFTTYKADWSDRRAQAYVAIAEDRDGTLWLGTHYSGLHRFDPATGRIDVYRSVPGQPGSLRDNMVPAVHVARDGTVWVGTQGGLDRFDRATGTFTPIYESADAPGRTVSRILEDAEGTLWISSNRGLLEYDPAAGTFRSYSAADGLPGDDLTGWSSAFHSPSGEMFFGGFTGGIAFFPEALKEAQPAPPVALTDLRFPYLPAREAAALTGGREAGFLDRLTLPAGANSFSLSFSALSYLDPATNRTRYRLEGLDDQWRTPGDAQRAASFTTLPAGDYVFRVQGATARSDWSAPGIALPIRILPPWWETWWFRGAAALATLGLILAGLRLRIAQVAGRERDFRKLAENAPDMVLRIDPALHVRYANPRALAFASHAQAGLTGNRLADIPPDCMPVRRDAVVRALLTGEPVDEEFTLERPGGTVTLDCRVIAEPGGPRAERTVLVIARDITRRKQTEMALRKSQADLVHATRVVAVGELTATIAHEINQPLTAIVTNGEAGQRWLRRDPPDYDRLTTTVEQIVRDGRRAAAIVRRICTLVRRAETERRPVDINDAILELRLLVEGDLRRNAVNLGFDLDPHLPRVEGDRVQIQQVVLNLLKNAMEAMRGESGTERRIRVVTRTLEGAVEILVADTGTGIPAPASGDIFSAFYTTRPQGMGLGLTVSRSIATAHGGSLRAEPAPGGGTVFRLALPALPGRAAPA from the coding sequence ATGAATCTTCTGCTCCGGTTCCTGCTTGGCGCCCTGCTGGCTGTCGCGCCCTCGGCCCCGCGGGCCGAGCAGGTTCAGGCGCGCGCAGAGGCCGGGGTGCTGCGCCTGCCGGTGGTCCCGGGTGGCAAGCAGCGCTTCGCCCGACTGTCGACCGCCGACGGCCTGTCGCAGACCCGCGTCGCGCAGATCCTGCAGGATGACCAGGGCTTCCTCTGGATGGGAACCCAGTTCGGGCTGAACCGCTACGACGGCCACGCGTTCAGGGTCTTCGCCCATGACACCCGCCGGCCCGACAGCATGAGCGGCATGTTCGTGACCGCCCTGTTCAAGGACCGCGACGGCCATATCTGGGTGGCCACGCCCCAGGCGCTGGACCGGTTCGACGCCCCCACCGGAACCTTTGAGCGCATCACCGCCTGGTCCGGGCCCGGGGACAGCCTGTCCCCCACCATCGTGCACATCTCGCAGGACACCGGCGGGCGCCTGTGGCTGGCCACCGGGGCCGGCCTCTTCGGCTTCGACCCCGGGAGCGGCGCCGTCACCCGCCTGGAGCATGACCCGCAGGACCCCGACACCATCGGCACCAACGACGTGCGCTGGACGGGGGAGGACCGGGAGGGCGGCTTCTGGGTGGGCACCACGCTGGGGCTGGAACGCCTCGACACCGCGACCGGGCGCGTCACCCTCCGCGTCTCCCTGCCGGACCCGGTGCAGATCTCGTTCTTCGAGGACAGCGCGGGGCGCTTCTGGATCCTGCACGCGTCCGGCGACGGGCTGGCGCTGCTCGACCGGGCCACCGGCCGGCTCACGCGCTATTCCTTCCATGACACCTCGCCCTCACCCGACGAGCTCACCGGCGTGATGGGCATGGTCGAGGATGACGACGGCACCCTGTGGGTCGGCTCCCCCGGCATGGGGCTGATGCGCTTCGACCCGGACGCGGGCCGCTTCGCCCGCGTGGTCCATGACTATGCCGACCCGGCCAGCATTCCCGAAAACAAGGTGATCGCCCTGTTCAAGGACCGGGAGGGCACGATCTGGGTCGGCCACCACTCCGTCGGCCCGAGCCATTTCAACCCGCGCCCGCCGCTGTTCGAGACCTTCGTCCATGACGAAACCGCCCGCGACACGCTGGAGACCAATTTCATCAACGCGATCTTCGAGGACCGCCAGGGCGCCCTGTGGATCGGCAATGACGGCGGGCTGACCCGGATCGACCGCGCCACCGGCCGCTACACCCGCTTCCACGAGGGGCTGGGCCAGAAGCCGATGGTCATCACCATCGCGCAGGACCGGCAGGGCACGATCTGGGCCGGCACCTACGGCCACGGGCTGGCGCGGCTGGACCAGGCCACCGGCCGGTTCACCACCTACCGCCACGACCCGGACATCCCCGGCAGCCTGTGCAACAACCAGGTCCACCGGCTGTTCGTGGCGCGCGACGGCACGTTCTGGGCCGGCACCGACGACGGGCTGTGCAGCCGCGACCCTGACACCGGCCGGTTCACCACCTACAAGGCGGACTGGTCGGACCGCCGCGCCCAGGCCTATGTCGCCATTGCGGAGGACCGCGACGGCACGCTGTGGCTCGGCACGCATTACTCCGGCCTGCACCGGTTCGACCCCGCGACGGGGCGCATCGACGTCTACAGGTCGGTGCCCGGCCAGCCCGGCAGCCTGCGCGACAACATGGTGCCCGCGGTCCATGTCGCCCGGGACGGCACCGTCTGGGTGGGCACGCAGGGCGGGCTGGACCGGTTCGACCGCGCCACCGGCACCTTCACCCCGATCTACGAAAGCGCAGACGCGCCCGGCCGCACCGTCAGCCGCATCCTGGAGGATGCCGAGGGCACGCTCTGGATCAGCTCGAACCGCGGCCTGCTGGAATACGACCCCGCCGCCGGGACCTTCCGCTCCTACTCCGCCGCCGACGGGCTGCCGGGCGATGACCTCACCGGCTGGTCCTCCGCCTTCCACAGCCCCAGCGGCGAGATGTTCTTCGGCGGCTTCACCGGCGGCATCGCCTTCTTCCCCGAGGCGCTGAAGGAAGCCCAGCCCGCGCCGCCCGTGGCGCTCACCGACCTGCGGTTTCCCTACCTGCCCGCGCGCGAGGCCGCGGCGCTCACCGGCGGGCGGGAGGCCGGGTTCCTCGACCGGCTCACCCTGCCGGCCGGCGCGAACAGCTTCAGCCTCAGCTTCTCGGCGCTGAGCTATCTCGACCCGGCCACCAACCGCACCCGCTACCGGCTCGAAGGCCTGGACGACCAGTGGCGCACGCCGGGCGACGCGCAGCGCGCGGCCAGCTTCACCACCCTGCCGGCCGGGGATTACGTGTTCCGCGTGCAGGGCGCGACGGCCCGCAGCGACTGGAGCGCGCCGGGCATCGCCCTGCCCATCCGCATCCTGCCGCCCTGGTGGGAGACATGGTGGTTTCGCGGCGCCGCCGCCCTAGCCACCCTGGGGCTGATCCTCGCCGGCCTGCGGCTGCGCATCGCCCAGGTGGCCGGGCGCGAGCGCGACTTCCGCAAGCTGGCCGAGAACGCGCCCGACATGGTCCTGCGCATCGACCCGGCCCTGCACGTGCGCTACGCGAACCCCCGCGCCCTTGCCTTCGCCAGCCACGCGCAAGCCGGGCTGACCGGCAACCGCCTGGCCGACATCCCGCCCGACTGCATGCCCGTGCGGCGCGACGCCGTGGTGCGCGCCCTGCTCACCGGGGAGCCGGTGGACGAGGAATTCACCCTGGAACGGCCCGGCGGCACGGTGACCCTCGACTGCCGGGTGATCGCGGAGCCCGGCGGCCCCCGGGCCGAGCGCACGGTGCTGGTCATCGCCCGCGACATCACCCGGCGCAAGCAGACCGAGATGGCGCTGCGCAAGTCGCAGGCCGATCTCGTCCACGCCACGCGCGTGGTCGCGGTGGGCGAGCTGACCGCCACCATCGCGCATGAGATCAACCAGCCGCTCACCGCCATCGTCACCAACGGGGAGGCCGGGCAGCGCTGGCTCCGCCGCGACCCGCCGGACTACGACCGCCTCACCACCACCGTGGAGCAGATCGTGCGCGACGGCCGCCGCGCCGCCGCGATCGTCCGGCGCATCTGCACCCTGGTGCGGCGGGCCGAGACGGAACGCCGGCCCGTCGACATCAACGACGCGATCCTCGAACTCCGGCTGCTGGTGGAGGGCGACCTGCGCCGCAACGCCGTCAACCTCGGCTTCGATCTCGACCCGCACCTGCCGCGCGTGGAGGGCGACCGGGTGCAGATCCAGCAGGTGGTGCTGAACCTGCTGAAGAACGCCATGGAGGCGATGCGCGGCGAGAGCGGCACCGAGCGGCGCATCCGCGTCGTCACCCGCACCCTGGAAGGCGCGGTGGAGATCCTCGTGGCCGACACCGGCACCGGCATCCCCGCCCCCGCCTCCGGCGACATCTTCAGCGCCTTCTACACCACGCGGCCGCAGGGCATGGGCCTCGGGCTCACCGTCAGCCGCTCGATCGCGACCGCGCATGGCGGCAGCCTGCGGGCCGAACCCGCGCCCGGCGGCGGCACGGTGTTCCGCCTCGCCCTGCCCGCCCTTCCCGGCCGGGCCGCCCCTGCCTGA
- a CDS encoding TetR/AcrR family transcriptional regulator: protein MAESSDRPARRGRPRSVATEQAILLSAYDIMAEEGLAAATIDAVARRSKVSKMTIYKWWPSREALLIDAFLMRAAALLPLGAGGAPLDVVEDHAAAYAEALAGDFGKVQLAVVAECITNGGSAAIFSERYLGPRRAALLEVLRAGQAGGSITRAQEAGDLYDQIYGTLFYQYVFGFRAPARDHARALVRAVLTRP, encoded by the coding sequence GTGGCAGAGAGCAGTGACAGGCCGGCCCGCAGGGGGCGCCCGCGGTCCGTCGCCACGGAGCAGGCGATCCTCCTGAGTGCCTATGACATCATGGCCGAGGAGGGCCTGGCGGCCGCGACCATCGACGCCGTGGCCCGCCGCAGCAAGGTCTCCAAGATGACGATCTACAAGTGGTGGCCCTCGCGGGAGGCGCTGCTGATCGACGCCTTCCTGATGCGCGCCGCCGCGCTCCTGCCGCTCGGCGCCGGGGGCGCGCCGCTGGACGTGGTGGAGGACCATGCGGCCGCCTATGCCGAGGCGCTTGCGGGGGATTTCGGCAAGGTCCAGCTTGCCGTGGTGGCGGAGTGCATCACCAACGGCGGGTCGGCGGCGATCTTCTCCGAGCGCTATCTCGGCCCGCGCCGCGCCGCGCTTCTGGAGGTGCTGCGGGCGGGGCAGGCCGGGGGCAGCATCACCCGGGCGCAGGAGGCCGGAGACCTCTACGACCAGATCTACGGCACGCTGTTCTACCAGTATGTCTTCGGCTTCCGCGCACCCGCGCGCGACCATGCCCGCGCCCTCGTGCGCGCCGTGCTCACGCGGCCCTGA
- a CDS encoding carboxymuconolactone decarboxylase family protein — protein MRLPLIDPTDLTDAQKPLYADMKQGIGQKFNAFETIHESGALMGPWNPWLHEPRIGGAIWELTKAMSMEATLPDNARQIAILVTGAHFNAAYEIYAHAAVAEKEGMSAERLSTLSAGVKPTGLEAEEEVAYDVAHALVTGGTLPRPTYDMAVASFGQHGANELIYLVGLYCLVSVTLNGFNVPVPEKD, from the coding sequence ATGCGCCTGCCCCTGATCGACCCGACCGACCTCACCGACGCCCAGAAGCCGCTCTACGCCGACATGAAGCAGGGCATCGGACAGAAGTTCAACGCCTTTGAGACCATTCACGAGAGCGGCGCGCTGATGGGCCCGTGGAACCCCTGGCTGCATGAGCCGCGCATCGGCGGCGCGATCTGGGAGCTGACGAAGGCGATGTCGATGGAGGCGACGCTGCCGGACAATGCCCGGCAGATCGCCATTCTCGTGACCGGGGCGCATTTCAACGCCGCCTACGAGATCTACGCCCATGCCGCGGTGGCGGAGAAGGAGGGCATGAGCGCCGAGCGCCTCTCCACCCTCTCCGCCGGGGTGAAACCCACCGGCCTGGAGGCCGAGGAAGAGGTGGCCTATGACGTGGCCCATGCCCTGGTGACCGGCGGCACCCTGCCGCGCCCCACCTATGACATGGCGGTGGCGAGCTTCGGCCAGCACGGCGCGAACGAGCTGATCTATCTCGTCGGGCTCTACTGCCTCGTGTCGGTCACGCTGAACGGGTTCAACGTGCCGGTCCCCGAGAAGGACTGA
- a CDS encoding iron-containing alcohol dehydrogenase, with amino-acid sequence MTLARFHFLNRVTFGAGAAETLPGELAAADIRRPLLVSDAGLVATGLVDRLRDSIAGPTCLFDAVPPNPTEAAVLAARALYLAEGCDGIVAIGGGSPLDFAKAVALLATHPLPLERYAALHGGTPRIGPCAPVIAVPTTAGTGSEVGRGALITLASGPKLVFASPQLLPVVALCDPALTVSLPPLLTAATGMDALSHCIESYLSPLYNPAVDAIVLDGARRAWGAIRTATAEPGNLGARTDMMMASIEGGLGFQKGLGAVHALSHPLGALQSLSLHHGSCNAAILPAVLRFNAPAAAGRIAELHRALGLPAGTGLAEAVARLNADLGLPLSLRDMGVTAAMIPGLTQGALADHSRPTNPRPLGDADILALYSELVA; translated from the coding sequence ATGACCCTTGCCCGCTTCCACTTTCTCAACCGGGTCACCTTCGGGGCCGGCGCTGCGGAGACGCTGCCCGGGGAGCTGGCCGCCGCGGACATCCGCCGGCCGCTGCTGGTGAGCGATGCGGGGCTGGTCGCGACCGGGCTGGTCGACAGGCTGCGCGACAGCATCGCCGGGCCGACCTGCCTGTTCGACGCCGTGCCGCCGAACCCCACGGAGGCGGCGGTGCTGGCCGCGCGCGCGCTCTACCTTGCCGAAGGCTGTGACGGGATCGTGGCCATCGGCGGCGGCTCGCCGCTGGACTTCGCCAAGGCCGTGGCGCTGCTGGCAACCCATCCGCTGCCGCTGGAGCGCTACGCGGCGCTGCATGGCGGCACGCCGCGGATCGGGCCCTGCGCGCCGGTGATCGCGGTGCCGACCACGGCCGGCACCGGCTCCGAGGTGGGGCGGGGCGCGCTGATCACGCTCGCCTCCGGCCCGAAGCTGGTGTTCGCCTCGCCGCAGCTTCTGCCGGTGGTCGCGCTGTGCGACCCCGCGCTCACCGTCAGCCTGCCGCCGCTGCTCACCGCGGCCACGGGCATGGACGCGCTGAGCCACTGCATCGAGAGCTACCTCTCGCCGCTCTACAACCCCGCCGTGGACGCGATCGTGCTGGACGGCGCCCGCCGCGCCTGGGGCGCGATCCGCACCGCCACGGCCGAGCCCGGGAACCTCGGCGCGCGCACGGACATGATGATGGCCTCCATCGAAGGCGGCCTGGGCTTCCAGAAGGGCCTCGGCGCCGTGCACGCACTGAGCCACCCGCTGGGTGCGCTGCAGTCGCTGTCGCTGCATCACGGCAGCTGCAACGCGGCCATCCTGCCGGCGGTGCTGCGCTTCAACGCCCCGGCCGCCGCCGGGCGCATCGCGGAGCTGCACCGCGCGCTCGGCCTGCCCGCCGGAACCGGCCTCGCGGAGGCGGTGGCGCGGCTGAACGCGGATCTCGGCCTGCCGTTATCCCTGCGCGACATGGGCGTGACGGCGGCTATGATCCCCGGGCTCACGCAAGGGGCGCTCGCCGATCACTCCCGACCGACGAACCCCCGCCCGCTGGGCGACGCCGATATCCTCGCCCTCTATTCGGAGCTCGTCGCATGA
- a CDS encoding DUF1330 domain-containing protein — MKGYWLVLGAEVTDAEAQQAYGGLWKPIAQRYGARVNPPEVQAALLEAYKTTRFIIVEFPSFEDARACHDDPEYAPARDWAAKASQREIVLLRGDLG, encoded by the coding sequence ATGAAAGGGTACTGGCTCGTGCTCGGCGCGGAGGTAACGGACGCGGAGGCGCAACAGGCCTATGGCGGGCTGTGGAAGCCGATTGCGCAGCGCTACGGCGCGCGCGTGAACCCGCCGGAGGTGCAGGCCGCGCTGCTGGAGGCCTACAAGACCACGCGCTTCATCATCGTCGAATTCCCCAGCTTCGAAGATGCCCGCGCCTGCCATGACGACCCCGAATACGCCCCTGCACGGGACTGGGCCGCGAAGGCCTCGCAGCGCGAAATCGTGCTGCTGCGCGGCGACCTGGGCTGA
- a CDS encoding fatty acid desaturase, whose protein sequence is MPAHDPLSAPALTPAQVRALSDRTTLPGLLRAATHFGAIGLTGGLIWLVITRAGLGWALPLMALQGGLVAFLFMALHEAAHKTVFRSRRMCLVLGHLSGFLILLPYEYYCLFHWDHHRYTQDPERDPELMTARIPASDARLAVAYTGLLQLLARLRLHLRHAFTGRVTAPWIPPKKRGLILREVRLYLLGYLALLGLSVAAGSTLLLWTWLVPLVLGQFLLRPYLYAEHTGCAHTRSAYENTRTTYTAALVRWFAWNMPYHVEHHAYPSVPFHTLPQLNGIIAARIRHPGRNYRAVTRETWAWFRAARRTKA, encoded by the coding sequence ATGCCCGCGCATGACCCCCTCTCCGCCCCGGCGCTGACGCCTGCGCAGGTGCGCGCGCTCTCCGACCGCACCACCCTGCCGGGGCTGCTGCGCGCCGCCACGCATTTCGGCGCCATCGGGCTCACCGGGGGGCTGATCTGGCTTGTGATCACACGCGCGGGCCTCGGCTGGGCGCTGCCGCTGATGGCGCTGCAGGGCGGGCTCGTCGCCTTCCTGTTCATGGCGCTGCACGAGGCCGCGCACAAGACGGTGTTCCGCTCGCGCCGGATGTGCCTGGTGCTCGGGCATCTCAGCGGCTTCCTGATCCTGCTGCCCTACGAATACTACTGCCTGTTCCACTGGGATCACCACCGCTACACCCAGGACCCGGAGCGCGACCCGGAGCTGATGACCGCGCGCATCCCCGCCTCCGACGCCCGGCTGGCGGTGGCCTATACCGGGCTGCTGCAGCTGCTCGCCCGCCTCCGCCTGCACCTGCGCCACGCGTTCACCGGCCGGGTGACCGCGCCGTGGATTCCGCCGAAGAAGCGCGGGCTGATCCTGCGCGAGGTGCGGCTCTACCTGCTGGGCTATCTCGCGCTGCTGGGGCTGTCGGTGGCCGCGGGAAGCACGCTGCTGCTGTGGACATGGCTGGTGCCGCTGGTGCTGGGGCAGTTCCTGTTGCGGCCCTATCTCTACGCCGAGCATACCGGCTGCGCGCACACCCGCAGCGCCTATGAGAACACGAGGACCACCTACACCGCGGCGCTGGTGCGCTGGTTTGCCTGGAACATGCCCTACCATGTGGAGCACCACGCCTATCCGTCGGTGCCGTTCCACACCCTGCCGCAGCTGAACGGGATCATCGCCGCGCGCATCCGCCACCCGGGGCGGAACTACCGCGCCGTGACGCGCGAGACCTGGGCCTGGTTCCGCGCCGCGCGGCGCACGAAGGCCTGA
- a CDS encoding aminotransferase class IV, with the protein MTPTCENPYAAGAAYLDGRYMPVGEARIPVTDWGYRRSDVTYDVVGVWDGAFFRLDDHLRRFRRSMEALHMRPAESDAEIRAVLERIVALSGLRRAYVAMDCLRGAPPPGALRHPAFGRAYLSCYAVPWVSVASEEMATRGMHLMIPKVRRIPPESFDPRVKNFHWGDLTEGMFEARDAGADFAILLDGEGHVTEGAGFNVFSVTGGVVATPARGALEGVTRLSVMELCAELGLPLEVRDIPAEEFRAADEIFACTTAGGIMPAARIDGRIMGNDRPGPISTRLRDRFWQKRAEGWHATPVDYAAHAAVAEGGAG; encoded by the coding sequence ATGACCCCGACCTGCGAAAACCCCTATGCCGCGGGCGCGGCCTATCTTGACGGGCGCTACATGCCGGTGGGCGAGGCGCGCATCCCGGTGACGGACTGGGGGTACCGCCGCTCCGATGTCACCTATGACGTGGTCGGCGTGTGGGACGGGGCGTTCTTCCGCCTCGACGACCATCTGCGCCGCTTCCGCCGCTCGATGGAGGCGCTGCACATGCGCCCTGCGGAAAGCGACGCGGAGATCCGCGCGGTGCTGGAGCGGATCGTGGCGCTCTCCGGCCTGCGCCGGGCCTATGTGGCGATGGATTGCCTGCGCGGCGCCCCCCCGCCGGGCGCGCTGCGCCACCCGGCCTTCGGGCGCGCCTACCTCTCCTGCTACGCAGTGCCCTGGGTGTCGGTGGCGAGCGAGGAGATGGCCACGCGCGGCATGCACCTGATGATCCCGAAAGTGCGCCGCATTCCGCCCGAGAGCTTCGACCCCAGGGTGAAGAACTTCCACTGGGGAGACCTCACCGAGGGCATGTTCGAGGCGCGGGACGCCGGCGCCGATTTCGCCATCCTGCTCGACGGCGAGGGCCACGTGACTGAGGGCGCCGGCTTCAACGTGTTCAGCGTCACCGGCGGCGTGGTGGCCACGCCGGCGCGCGGCGCGCTGGAGGGGGTGACGCGGCTCTCGGTGATGGAGCTCTGCGCCGAGCTGGGCCTGCCGCTGGAGGTGCGCGACATTCCGGCAGAGGAATTCCGCGCCGCGGACGAGATCTTCGCCTGCACCACCGCGGGCGGCATCATGCCCGCCGCGCGCATCGACGGGCGCATCATGGGCAATGACCGGCCCGGCCCGATCTCCACGCGCCTGCGCGACCGGTTCTGGCAGAAGCGCGCCGAGGGCTGGCACGCGACCCCGGTGGATTACGCCGCGCATGCCGCCGTGGCGGAGGGCGGCGCGGGCTGA
- a CDS encoding alpha/beta fold hydrolase, with protein MNDAPAHALFAAGDVTLHSGIVFPDMKLSYRTHGRLNARRDNVILYPTSFGAQHSDVDWLIAPGGALNPETHFIVQVDLFGNGLSSSPSNTAHEFGPAGYPLVSYHDAVRVQQRLLTEELGIARLAMVYGWSMGGMQAYHWASLFPEMVERIAVVCGSARCSPFNTVFLESVRAALTTDPAFRDGRFTSHPAAGLRAMGRVYAGWAMSHAFYRDELWRADGFPSLEAYLAGSWDTAFAHRDANNLLAQLATWQAGDISRSPAFEGDFPRAMAAITAKVLLMPGRTDAYFQQDDSAREIPLLTGARSAELVPVPSDHGHRAGNPARNAADSAFLNATVSAFLQR; from the coding sequence ATGAATGACGCCCCAGCCCACGCCCTGTTCGCCGCCGGAGACGTGACCCTGCATTCCGGCATCGTGTTCCCCGACATGAAGCTGTCCTACCGGACCCACGGCCGCCTGAATGCGCGCCGGGACAACGTGATCCTCTACCCCACCTCCTTCGGGGCGCAGCACTCCGACGTGGACTGGCTGATCGCCCCGGGCGGCGCGCTGAACCCGGAGACGCATTTCATCGTGCAGGTGGACCTGTTCGGCAACGGGCTCTCCTCCTCGCCCTCCAACACCGCGCATGAGTTCGGGCCGGCGGGCTATCCGCTGGTAAGCTACCATGACGCGGTGCGCGTGCAGCAGCGCCTGCTGACCGAAGAACTGGGCATCGCGCGGCTGGCGATGGTCTACGGCTGGTCGATGGGCGGCATGCAGGCCTACCACTGGGCCAGCCTGTTCCCGGAGATGGTCGAGCGCATCGCGGTGGTCTGCGGCAGCGCGCGCTGTTCGCCGTTCAACACCGTGTTCCTGGAGAGCGTGCGCGCCGCGCTCACCACCGACCCCGCCTTCCGCGACGGCCGCTTCACCAGCCATCCCGCCGCCGGGCTGCGCGCCATGGGCCGGGTCTACGCAGGATGGGCGATGTCGCATGCCTTCTACCGCGACGAACTGTGGCGCGCGGACGGGTTCCCCTCGCTGGAGGCCTATCTCGCCGGCTCCTGGGACACGGCCTTCGCCCACCGCGACGCGAACAACCTCCTCGCCCAGCTTGCCACCTGGCAGGCCGGAGACATCAGCCGCAGCCCCGCCTTCGAGGGGGATTTCCCCCGCGCCATGGCCGCGATCACCGCGAAGGTGCTGCTGATGCCCGGGCGCACGGACGCCTATTTCCAGCAGGACGACAGCGCGCGGGAGATCCCCCTGCTCACCGGCGCCCGGTCCGCCGAGCTGGTCCCGGTCCCGTCAGATCACGGCCACCGCGCCGGCAACCCGGCCCGGAACGCGGCCGACAGCGCCTTCCTGAACGCCACCGTTTCCGCGTTCCTGCAGCGCTGA